A genome region from Stenotrophomonas maltophilia includes the following:
- a CDS encoding MFS transporter gives MIRGIPLALLALTLGAFAIGTTEFVIVGLIPTIAADLQVSLPSAGLLVSLYALGVAIGAPVLTALTGRVPRKTLLVALMVLFTLGNVIAFLAPGYTSLIAARILTGLAHGVFFSIGSIIATAVVPKEKAASAIAIMFTGLTVALVTGVPLGTFIGQHLGWRATFLAVAGLGVIALLGALLFVPRSVPQSAPSSFRQQMAVLAQPRLLLVYAMTTLGYGGTFLAFTYLAPILQDVTGFSANAVSLVLLVYGVSVAIGNLWGGRMADRMGPVPALKRIFALLAVVLFVLTFTAYNIWLMLLTVLALGAAAFGNVPGLQVYVVKQAQRYAPQATDVASGLNIAAFNIGIALGASLGGLVVEHVGLMHTPWLGALVVLAAYALTVLSGRLDRRDGIDDRADGIAVAAH, from the coding sequence ATGATCCGTGGCATTCCCCTCGCCCTGCTGGCCCTGACCCTCGGTGCCTTCGCCATCGGCACCACCGAGTTCGTCATCGTCGGCCTGATTCCAACCATCGCCGCCGACCTGCAGGTCAGCCTGCCCTCGGCCGGCCTGCTGGTCTCGCTGTACGCGCTGGGCGTGGCGATCGGTGCGCCGGTGCTGACCGCGCTGACCGGCCGCGTGCCGCGCAAGACCCTGCTGGTGGCGCTGATGGTGCTGTTCACGCTCGGCAACGTCATCGCCTTCCTGGCGCCGGGCTACACCTCGCTGATCGCCGCGCGCATCCTCACCGGCCTGGCACATGGCGTGTTCTTCTCGATCGGCTCGATCATCGCCACTGCGGTGGTACCGAAGGAGAAGGCGGCCAGTGCCATCGCCATCATGTTCACCGGCCTGACCGTGGCACTGGTGACCGGCGTACCGCTGGGCACCTTCATCGGCCAGCACCTGGGCTGGCGCGCCACCTTCCTGGCCGTGGCCGGGCTCGGCGTGATCGCACTGCTGGGCGCGCTGCTGTTCGTGCCGCGCAGCGTGCCGCAGAGCGCGCCGTCCAGCTTCCGCCAGCAGATGGCCGTGCTGGCCCAGCCACGCCTGCTGCTGGTCTATGCGATGACCACGCTGGGTTATGGCGGCACCTTCCTGGCCTTCACCTACCTGGCGCCGATCCTGCAGGACGTCACCGGTTTCTCGGCCAACGCGGTCAGCCTGGTGTTGCTGGTGTACGGCGTGTCGGTGGCGATCGGCAACCTGTGGGGCGGCCGCATGGCCGACCGCATGGGCCCGGTGCCCGCGCTGAAGCGCATCTTCGCCCTGCTGGCGGTCGTACTGTTCGTGCTCACCTTCACCGCCTACAACATCTGGCTGATGCTGCTGACGGTGCTGGCGCTGGGCGCGGCGGCATTCGGCAACGTGCCCGGCCTGCAGGTCTATGTGGTCAAGCAGGCGCAGCGCTATGCACCGCAGGCCACCGACGTGGCCTCGGGCTTGAACATTGCCGCCTTCAACATCGGCATCGCGCTGGGCGCCTCGCTGGGTGGCCTGGTGGTGGAGCACGTCGGCCTGATGCACACGCCGTGGCTCGGCGCGCTGGTGGTACTGGCCGCCTATGCGCTGACCGTGCTCAGCGGGCGCCTGGACCGTCGTGATGGCATCGATGATCGTGCCGACGGCATCGCCGTGGCCGCGCACTGA
- the dkgB gene encoding 2,5-didehydrogluconate reductase DkgB, producing MTVPAFGLGTFRLKDQTVIDSVRNALDVGYRAVDTAQIYGNEAEVGQAIAESGVPRDDLYLTTKVWISEFKHDALLASLRTSLEKLRTDRVDLALIHWPSPNDKVDVPMEEYLPALAEAKAQGLTRAIGISNFTIAQTRKAIEILGADAIATNQIEIHPYLQNRLLVKFLQDNGIHITAYMSLAYGEVIKDPVIQAIAGRHQATPAQIALAWALQQGFSVIPSSTKRENLASNLEAAAIRLTDEDMAQIAKLDRGHRLANPEGIAPAWD from the coding sequence ATGACTGTTCCCGCCTTTGGCCTTGGTACCTTCCGCCTGAAGGACCAGACCGTGATCGACTCGGTGCGCAATGCACTGGATGTCGGCTACCGCGCCGTCGATACCGCGCAGATCTATGGCAACGAAGCCGAAGTCGGCCAGGCCATCGCCGAGTCCGGCGTGCCGCGTGATGATCTGTACCTCACCACCAAGGTGTGGATCTCCGAGTTCAAGCACGATGCGCTGCTGGCCAGCCTGCGTACCAGCCTCGAAAAGCTGCGCACCGACCGCGTCGACCTGGCGCTGATCCATTGGCCCTCGCCGAACGACAAGGTCGACGTGCCGATGGAGGAGTACCTGCCGGCGCTGGCCGAAGCCAAGGCGCAGGGGCTGACCAGGGCGATCGGTATCTCCAACTTCACCATCGCCCAGACCCGCAAGGCGATCGAGATCCTCGGCGCCGATGCGATCGCCACCAACCAGATCGAGATCCATCCGTACCTGCAGAACCGCCTGCTGGTGAAGTTCCTGCAGGACAACGGCATCCACATCACCGCCTACATGAGCCTGGCCTATGGCGAGGTGATCAAGGACCCGGTGATCCAGGCCATTGCCGGCCGGCACCAGGCGACGCCCGCGCAGATCGCGCTGGCCTGGGCACTGCAGCAGGGCTTCTCGGTCATTCCGTCCTCGACCAAGCGCGAGAACCTGGCCAGCAACCTGGAAGCGGCCGCGATCCGCCTGACCGACGAAGACATGGCACAGATCGCCAAGCTGGATCGTGGGCACCGCCTGGCCAATCCGGAAGGCATTGCGCCAGCCTGGGATTGA
- a CDS encoding ATP-binding protein has protein sequence MVDECDPAVWMLADAGRIEQVISNLVCNGIKFSAMGGETRVRVDCTRVDEQWQVRVIVSDSGRGIDESDQESIISPFVQVSEGDARCEQGVGLGLYIVRLISDAMGATIEVGRSAWGGASFTWRFTAPAIIGEASSPSLEEVFKAHSRSVRSLHCLLFEDVETNRQVVERLMECAGHRLSCRNDGRDAQAAMASLAPDVVLLDLHMPGCSGWDVLEAIGSRTEDPPILVMSADTRLQVIERARSMGAAGFLCKPLDVHEVLRMLHEVGSRGSIQ, from the coding sequence ATGGTCGATGAGTGCGATCCTGCGGTGTGGATGCTGGCCGATGCGGGCCGCATCGAACAGGTGATCAGCAATCTCGTCTGCAACGGGATCAAGTTCAGCGCGATGGGTGGGGAAACCCGAGTGCGTGTTGATTGCACCCGAGTCGATGAGCAATGGCAGGTGCGTGTCATCGTCTCCGATTCCGGCCGCGGCATTGACGAGAGCGATCAGGAATCGATCATCTCGCCGTTTGTGCAGGTGAGCGAGGGGGATGCACGTTGCGAGCAGGGGGTTGGGCTTGGGCTCTACATCGTGCGGCTGATTTCCGATGCCATGGGCGCGACGATCGAGGTGGGTCGCAGTGCGTGGGGCGGTGCCTCGTTCACGTGGCGCTTCACTGCTCCCGCCATCATCGGCGAGGCATCGTCACCGTCGCTTGAGGAGGTTTTCAAGGCGCATTCGAGATCGGTGCGATCCCTGCATTGCCTGCTGTTCGAAGATGTGGAGACCAACCGGCAGGTGGTCGAGCGGTTGATGGAATGCGCGGGCCATCGGCTGAGTTGCCGGAACGACGGGCGCGATGCGCAGGCTGCGATGGCCTCGCTTGCGCCGGACGTGGTGCTGCTGGACCTTCATATGCCGGGTTGCAGCGGTTGGGACGTACTTGAAGCGATCGGCTCCAGAACGGAAGATCCGCCCATCCTGGTGATGAGTGCGGACACGCGTCTGCAGGTCATCGAGAGGGCGCGTTCAATGGGCGCTGCCGGCTTCCTGTGCAAACCGTTGGACGTGCACGAGGTGCTGCGGATGCTGCATGAGGTGGGGTCCCGGGGATCCATTCAGTAG
- a CDS encoding sensor histidine kinase — translation MSNARSGLLEPGPDALLQAARSLEMNRLALLLSCLQEPRASLFRVVLQALTVLWCWLWMDGPQPVLANDAARVLPASIALLFASVAWAAWVNLYKDRGVAWRDAAGLLLSLMMVTVQVDAAFILLMTLNATLPFLVIAATTVYGRKAMAPAIAAATLGLLWAAPEGYWTSRPAYLAYALALTVLLPAVVATMVAAMRDIALRAVASREAQGRFVGTMSHELRTPLNAIINGIQLLDMETATAARRGALAMVARQARALRHRIDDVLDVASIEGGKLRLRPQPCSLAATLDAMQESCAAAAA, via the coding sequence ATGTCCAATGCCCGCTCTGGCCTGCTCGAGCCTGGCCCCGACGCCCTGCTCCAGGCGGCCCGCTCACTGGAGATGAATCGACTCGCATTGTTGCTGTCCTGCCTGCAGGAGCCGAGGGCCAGTCTGTTCAGGGTGGTATTGCAGGCGCTGACGGTGTTGTGGTGCTGGCTCTGGATGGATGGACCGCAACCCGTGCTGGCCAACGATGCGGCGAGGGTGTTGCCCGCGTCCATTGCGCTGCTTTTCGCTTCCGTGGCATGGGCGGCGTGGGTGAATCTGTACAAGGACCGCGGTGTGGCATGGCGCGACGCGGCGGGCCTGCTTCTGAGCCTGATGATGGTCACCGTGCAGGTCGATGCGGCCTTCATTCTTCTGATGACGCTCAATGCAACCTTGCCTTTCCTCGTGATCGCAGCGACAACGGTCTACGGGCGGAAGGCAATGGCTCCGGCCATCGCTGCGGCGACGCTGGGCCTGCTGTGGGCTGCGCCCGAGGGTTACTGGACCTCGCGGCCGGCGTACCTGGCGTACGCCTTGGCGCTGACTGTCCTGCTGCCTGCCGTCGTCGCCACCATGGTCGCTGCCATGCGCGATATCGCACTGCGTGCCGTCGCCTCGCGTGAGGCCCAGGGGCGGTTCGTGGGAACGATGAGCCACGAACTGAGAACTCCCCTGAACGCCATCATCAACGGCATCCAGTTGCTGGACATGGAGACCGCCACGGCGGCCCGGCGCGGCGCACTTGCGATGGTGGCCCGTCAGGCGAGAGCGCTGCGGCATCGCATTGACGATGTCCTTGATGTGGCGAGTATCGAGGGTGGAAAGCTGCGGCTTCGTCCCCAGCCCTGTTCGTTGGCGGCCACGCTCGATGCAATGCAGGAAAGCTGCGCAGCGGCCGCTGCATAG
- a CDS encoding tripartite tricarboxylate transporter substrate binding protein produces MLRMIAAMSPRELPRFVSALDEAISRWTSEDVSAPCGDPDAELTRLHALKSITSALGSPMIAKACDDLGECVRSGATVEHIRRRSQRVAAAAQRLLQRSIVPRS; encoded by the coding sequence ATGCTGCGGATGATTGCAGCGATGTCGCCACGCGAGCTTCCGCGCTTTGTCTCTGCATTGGACGAAGCGATTTCGCGGTGGACGAGCGAGGATGTGAGTGCGCCTTGCGGCGATCCGGATGCGGAACTGACGCGCCTGCATGCGCTCAAGAGCATCACCTCGGCGCTGGGCAGCCCGATGATCGCCAAAGCCTGCGATGACCTGGGTGAGTGCGTTCGATCGGGGGCGACGGTGGAGCACATACGTCGGCGCTCCCAAAGGGTGGCGGCCGCCGCGCAGCGTCTTCTGCAACGTTCCATCGTTCCTCGCAGCTGA
- a CDS encoding YdcF family protein translates to MLVFILLLLLACAALIATRRFRTAALLSVLPFMALSSASGPITQWMLDRAQASPAFTTPADRPKTTIVLLGGGIEHHPEGSSPGLAGYSRLLVTAQRYLLCQRKYEICRVIVSGGASRNRKTSEAYVYARELARLGVPRDRIEQEDASANTWENARNSSAMLRHDPSRVVIVTSGLREACFISRISA, encoded by the coding sequence GTGCTGGTGTTCATCCTTCTTCTTCTGCTGGCATGTGCTGCACTGATCGCCACACGCCGATTCCGCACCGCGGCACTCCTGTCGGTGCTGCCCTTCATGGCCTTGTCCAGTGCATCGGGCCCGATCACGCAATGGATGCTCGACCGGGCCCAGGCCAGCCCTGCGTTCACGACACCTGCAGATCGGCCGAAGACAACGATCGTGCTGCTGGGCGGTGGCATCGAGCACCATCCCGAGGGCTCCAGCCCGGGACTGGCGGGGTACAGCCGATTGCTGGTTACGGCGCAGCGCTATCTGCTCTGCCAGCGGAAGTACGAGATCTGCAGGGTGATCGTGAGCGGAGGTGCCTCAAGAAACCGTAAGACCAGCGAGGCCTACGTCTACGCGCGCGAGCTGGCCCGTCTGGGTGTGCCGAGGGATCGCATCGAGCAGGAGGACGCCAGCGCCAACACCTGGGAGAACGCCCGGAACAGCAGCGCGATGCTCCGCCACGATCCATCGCGCGTGGTGATCGTGACCTCGGGTCTTCGCGAAGCCTGCTTTATTTCCAGAATTTCGGCGTGA
- a CDS encoding alpha/beta fold hydrolase codes for MTERIPLLLLPGLLNDAELWRAQLADLADIADCTVGDQTRGETLQAVAEDVLAQAPERFALAGFSLGGFVAQQILRIAPERVLQLALVDTSIHADSPERAEQRRSQRASVRLPGRFHGFGDTLMRSYIDASRLDDYVLVQRARDMTARLGSEVFLRQSALERRDGHDVLAGYRDPLLIICGANDRITPLAVSEEMHALVPHSQLVVVADCGHLAPMEKPDEVSAAMRGWLSVD; via the coding sequence ATGACCGAACGTATTCCCCTGTTGCTGCTGCCCGGCCTGCTCAACGACGCCGAGCTGTGGCGCGCACAGCTGGCCGACCTGGCCGACATCGCCGATTGCACCGTAGGTGACCAGACCCGTGGCGAGACCCTGCAGGCAGTGGCCGAGGATGTGCTGGCACAGGCACCGGAGCGCTTCGCCCTGGCCGGTTTCTCGCTGGGTGGCTTCGTCGCCCAGCAGATCCTGCGCATCGCCCCGGAACGCGTACTGCAGCTGGCGCTGGTTGATACCTCGATCCACGCCGACTCACCGGAGCGCGCCGAGCAGCGCCGCAGCCAGCGCGCCAGCGTACGCCTGCCGGGCAGGTTCCATGGCTTCGGCGATACGCTGATGCGCAGCTACATCGATGCCTCGCGGCTGGACGATTACGTGCTGGTGCAGCGCGCGCGCGACATGACCGCCCGCCTGGGTTCGGAGGTGTTCCTGCGCCAGAGCGCGCTGGAACGCCGCGACGGCCATGACGTGCTGGCCGGCTACCGTGATCCGCTGTTGATCATCTGTGGTGCCAATGATCGCATCACGCCGCTGGCAGTGAGCGAGGAAATGCATGCGTTGGTGCCGCATTCGCAGCTGGTGGTGGTGGCCGATTGCGGTCACCTGGCCCCGATGGAAAAGCCGGACGAGGTCAGTGCGGCGATGCGTGGGTGGCTGTCTGTGGATTGA
- a CDS encoding YbjQ family protein, whose translation MADPYNSGNPTTSLARFDDSLVTTAFELPGHRVVRNLGVVRGITVRSRSIVGNFLGGIQTLFGGNITIYTELCEQAREETYRDMVKHARQLGANAIIGMRYDATDVMTGLTEVLCYGTAVVVEPVR comes from the coding sequence ATGGCAGACCCCTACAACAGCGGCAACCCGACGACCTCACTGGCACGTTTCGACGATTCACTGGTCACCACCGCCTTCGAGCTTCCCGGCCACCGGGTCGTGCGCAACCTCGGCGTGGTACGCGGCATCACCGTGCGCTCGCGCTCGATCGTCGGCAATTTCCTCGGTGGCATCCAGACCCTGTTCGGCGGCAACATCACCATCTACACCGAACTGTGCGAACAGGCGCGCGAGGAAACCTACCGCGACATGGTCAAGCACGCGCGACAGTTGGGCGCCAACGCGATCATCGGCATGCGCTACGACGCCACCGATGTGATGACCGGGCTGACCGAGGTGCTGTGCTACGGCACGGCCGTGGTGGTGGAGCCGGTGCGTTGA
- a CDS encoding bifunctional acetate--CoA ligase family protein/GNAT family N-acetyltransferase has product MSTYHLQSVFRPQSVAVIGGSPRERSAGRAVMRNLRGTGFPGKVAWINPRHAEIDGIRTVKRLKDVDWVPDLVVITAPAAIVPQVVRTAAERGVQAAIILTAHLGEGPGSLSAQVEAVARKHGLRILGPHCLGVIAPHARLNASIAAHFPQAGDLALISESSAIAAALVEWGVARSVGFSAVVSLGDTMDVDFGDLLDYFATDYRTRAILLYVEQIKDARKFMSAARAAARAKPVVVVKSGRAERVQPGSRDTHVQALARADDVYGAAFNRAGLLRVGALDELFTAAESLGRLGTFPGRRLAILSNGGGVGRLAVDQLVALRGTLANLSDSTVEKLDAVLPQGWSRSNPVDIVVDADGERYAAAIDALLADNENDAVMVVNVPTAFTSSADAAQALTRTLGLRPRHHRDKPVFAVWLGNDDQATATLNAARVPTYPTEAEAVRGFQHLVRYREAQNALMETPPSLPQDFSVDAVAARALVDAALANGQQWLDPLATHELLKAYGIPSAPVMHARDAHEAMDLAQPLLERGASVALKILSPDIPHKSEVDGVRLNLATLPAVQSAANAILSRARQLRPDARIDGLLVQPTIVRPKARELIVGIADDATFGPVIVVGRGGTAVEVINDKALALPPLDLRLAHELIGQTRASRILKAYGDVPAADERALALALVKLAQLAADIPEVRTLDINPLLVDSKGILALDARVAVAPSRILHKGRGHPRFSVFPYPKEWERTIELSDGGRAFVRPVRPEDDALFRAFFARVSDEDLRLRFFQSVKHFSHEFIARLTQLDYARSIALVAIEPRSGEMLGAVRLHADADYHRGEYGILIRSDLKGHGIGWRLMAIMIEYAKWLGLDVVEGQVLRENSTMLAMCQSLGFKTRLDPDDPTVMMVTLPVQQVEVPETPL; this is encoded by the coding sequence ATGAGTACCTACCACCTGCAGTCCGTGTTCCGTCCGCAGTCGGTCGCGGTGATCGGCGGCAGCCCGCGCGAGCGCTCGGCTGGCCGCGCGGTGATGCGCAACCTGCGCGGCACCGGCTTCCCCGGCAAGGTGGCGTGGATCAACCCGCGGCATGCCGAGATCGATGGCATCCGCACGGTCAAGCGGCTGAAGGACGTGGACTGGGTGCCGGACCTGGTGGTGATCACCGCACCGGCGGCGATCGTGCCGCAGGTGGTGCGCACCGCCGCCGAACGCGGCGTGCAGGCGGCGATCATCCTCACCGCGCATCTGGGTGAAGGCCCGGGCTCGCTGTCGGCGCAGGTGGAAGCGGTGGCACGCAAGCATGGCCTGCGCATCCTCGGCCCGCATTGCCTGGGCGTGATCGCGCCGCACGCGCGGCTCAATGCCAGCATCGCCGCGCATTTCCCGCAGGCCGGCGATCTCGCATTGATCTCCGAATCTTCCGCCATTGCCGCGGCGCTGGTGGAGTGGGGCGTGGCCCGTTCGGTGGGTTTCTCCGCCGTGGTGTCGCTGGGCGACACGATGGACGTCGACTTCGGCGACCTGCTCGACTACTTCGCCACCGACTACCGCACCCGCGCCATCCTGCTCTATGTCGAGCAGATCAAGGATGCGCGCAAGTTCATGTCGGCCGCACGTGCCGCCGCGCGTGCCAAGCCGGTGGTGGTGGTGAAATCCGGTCGCGCCGAACGCGTGCAGCCGGGCAGTCGTGATACCCATGTACAGGCACTGGCCCGCGCCGACGACGTGTACGGCGCCGCGTTCAACCGTGCCGGCCTGCTGCGCGTGGGCGCGCTGGACGAACTGTTCACCGCCGCCGAATCGCTGGGGCGGTTGGGGACGTTCCCCGGTCGTCGCCTGGCGATTCTCAGCAATGGTGGCGGTGTCGGCCGCCTTGCCGTGGACCAGCTGGTCGCATTGCGTGGGACGCTGGCCAACCTGTCCGACAGCACGGTCGAAAAGCTCGACGCCGTGCTGCCGCAGGGCTGGTCGCGCAGCAATCCGGTCGACATCGTGGTCGACGCCGATGGTGAGCGCTATGCCGCCGCCATCGATGCGCTGCTGGCCGACAACGAGAATGATGCGGTGATGGTGGTCAACGTGCCGACCGCATTCACTTCATCCGCAGACGCCGCACAGGCACTTACCCGCACGCTCGGCCTGCGCCCACGCCATCACCGCGACAAGCCGGTATTCGCGGTGTGGCTGGGCAACGACGACCAGGCCACCGCCACGCTCAACGCGGCACGGGTGCCGACCTATCCGACCGAGGCCGAAGCCGTGCGTGGCTTCCAGCATCTGGTGCGCTACCGCGAGGCGCAGAACGCGCTGATGGAAACACCTCCCAGCCTGCCGCAGGACTTCAGTGTCGACGCGGTGGCCGCACGCGCGCTGGTCGATGCGGCATTGGCCAACGGCCAGCAGTGGCTGGATCCGTTGGCTACCCACGAATTGCTCAAGGCCTACGGCATTCCCTCCGCGCCGGTGATGCACGCGCGCGATGCGCACGAGGCGATGGACCTGGCACAGCCGCTGCTGGAGCGTGGTGCCAGCGTGGCGCTGAAGATTCTGTCGCCGGACATTCCGCACAAGTCGGAAGTCGATGGCGTGCGCCTGAACCTTGCGACGCTTCCGGCAGTGCAGAGCGCGGCCAACGCGATCCTCTCGCGTGCGCGGCAGCTGCGACCAGACGCGCGCATCGATGGCCTGCTGGTGCAGCCGACCATTGTTCGCCCGAAGGCGCGTGAACTGATTGTCGGCATTGCCGATGACGCAACGTTCGGCCCGGTGATCGTGGTCGGTCGTGGCGGTACTGCAGTAGAAGTAATCAACGACAAGGCGCTGGCGTTGCCGCCACTCGATCTGCGCCTGGCCCATGAACTGATCGGACAGACCCGGGCCTCGCGCATCCTCAAGGCCTACGGCGATGTACCGGCTGCCGACGAGCGCGCGCTGGCCCTTGCACTGGTTAAGCTGGCACAGCTGGCCGCCGACATTCCCGAAGTGCGCACGCTGGACATCAATCCGCTGCTGGTCGACAGCAAGGGCATTCTTGCCCTCGACGCACGCGTGGCGGTGGCACCGTCGCGCATCCTGCACAAGGGACGTGGCCATCCGCGCTTCTCGGTATTCCCGTATCCGAAGGAGTGGGAGCGCACCATCGAACTGTCCGATGGCGGCCGTGCGTTCGTGCGGCCGGTGCGACCGGAAGACGATGCACTGTTCCGTGCGTTCTTCGCCCGGGTCAGCGACGAAGACCTGCGCCTGCGCTTCTTCCAGTCGGTGAAGCACTTCAGCCACGAATTCATCGCGCGCCTGACCCAGCTGGACTATGCGCGCTCGATCGCACTGGTGGCGATCGAACCGCGCAGTGGCGAAATGCTCGGCGCGGTACGCCTGCACGCCGATGCCGATTACCACCGCGGCGAGTACGGCATCCTGATCCGCTCGGACCTGAAGGGCCACGGCATCGGCTGGCGGCTGATGGCGATCATGATCGAGTACGCCAAGTGGCTGGGCCTGGATGTGGTCGAGGGCCAGGTGCTGCGCGAGAACAGCACCATGCTGGCGATGTGCCAGAGCCTGGGCTTCAAGACCAGGCTCGACCCGGACGACCCGACGGTGATGATGGTGACCCTGCCGGTGCAGCAGGTCGAAGTGCCTGAGACCCCTCTGTAG
- the mgtE gene encoding magnesium transporter, translated as MNQKQLLRPVADAAALAAPLANYNTADAVEFLNTLELVRAAETLAALPLPRAVKMLEAPELHRSGELVAALPPARAAALLGLMADDRATDIVHELDEEERARLIPLLGTDARQTIQKLLSYPPNTAGALMTTEYVAVPASWTVAQTLQHIRQVERTRETVYAIYVLDPATQQLQQVVTMRRLITGLPEESILDVAQVNPPVTVDALLDQEEVARLIRRHDLLAIPVVDAQQQMLGIVTVDDVLDALIEESTEDAHKFGGMEALDKPYMQIGFFEMLRKRAGWLSVLFLGEMLTASAMQHYEDELARAVVLTLFIPLIMSSGGNSGSQATSLLIRSLALRELRLRDWWKVAIREIPTGMVLGAILGCLAIVRIVIWQLGGLHDYGEHWILLAITIGAALVGIVTFGSLSGSMLPFILKRLGFDPASASAPFVATLVDVTGLVIYFSIAAMILHGTLL; from the coding sequence ATGAACCAGAAGCAATTGCTGCGCCCGGTGGCCGATGCCGCCGCCCTGGCCGCGCCGCTGGCGAACTACAACACCGCCGACGCGGTGGAATTCCTCAACACGCTGGAACTGGTGCGCGCCGCGGAAACGCTGGCTGCGCTGCCGTTGCCGCGTGCGGTCAAGATGCTGGAAGCGCCGGAGCTGCACCGCAGCGGCGAGCTGGTGGCCGCATTGCCGCCGGCCCGCGCCGCCGCACTGCTCGGGCTGATGGCTGATGACCGGGCCACCGACATCGTCCACGAGCTGGACGAAGAAGAACGCGCACGGCTGATCCCGCTGCTCGGTACCGATGCCCGCCAGACCATCCAGAAGCTGCTCAGCTATCCGCCGAACACCGCCGGTGCGCTGATGACCACCGAGTACGTGGCCGTGCCCGCCAGCTGGACCGTTGCGCAGACCCTGCAGCACATCCGCCAGGTCGAGCGCACCCGCGAGACGGTGTACGCGATCTACGTGCTGGACCCGGCCACCCAGCAGCTGCAGCAGGTGGTGACCATGCGCCGGTTGATCACCGGCCTGCCGGAGGAGTCGATCCTGGACGTGGCCCAGGTCAATCCGCCGGTCACGGTGGACGCGCTGTTGGACCAGGAAGAAGTGGCACGGCTGATCCGTCGCCACGACCTGCTGGCGATCCCGGTGGTCGATGCGCAGCAGCAGATGCTTGGCATCGTCACCGTCGATGACGTACTGGATGCGCTGATCGAGGAATCCACCGAGGACGCGCACAAGTTCGGCGGCATGGAAGCGCTGGACAAGCCGTACATGCAGATCGGCTTCTTCGAGATGCTGCGCAAGCGCGCCGGCTGGTTGAGCGTGCTGTTCCTGGGCGAGATGCTGACCGCCAGCGCGATGCAGCACTACGAGGACGAACTGGCGCGCGCGGTGGTGCTGACCCTGTTCATTCCGCTGATCATGAGTTCCGGCGGCAACTCCGGCTCGCAGGCCACCTCGCTGCTGATCCGCAGCCTGGCGCTGCGCGAACTGCGCCTGCGCGACTGGTGGAAGGTGGCCATCCGCGAGATCCCCACCGGCATGGTGCTGGGCGCCATCCTCGGCTGCCTGGCGATCGTGCGCATCGTGATCTGGCAGCTCGGCGGCCTGCATGATTATGGCGAGCACTGGATCCTGCTGGCGATCACCATCGGCGCGGCGCTGGTCGGCATCGTCACCTTCGGCTCGCTGTCCGGTTCGATGCTGCCGTTCATCCTCAAGCGCCTCGGCTTCGACCCGGCCAGTGCCTCGGCCCCGTTCGTGGCTACCCTGGTGGACGTGACCGGCCTGGTGATCTATTTCAGTATCGCCGCGATGATCCTGCACGGCACCCTGCTGTAA